gaatgaaataaatatccaattcaaaaagctagaaaaagaacCACAAAATAATCAAGGGAAcatacaagaaaaggaaagactaaGGATTAAAAGCAAATTACTGAAGTAATTAGTAATTAGCATTAACCTAATTAGTGaaccaaaatctttttttaaaaaaaaattaaaatagaaattctatGTTACTTAATCAGGTAAAAGGGAGAAAGTCAAATATGTTAGATTaatttacacctgaaactaatgtgaTGTTGTATAtcaacttcaattaaaaaattttttaaaaagaaaggtaagGGAATATAACcattgaaacaaaagaaatttaaaaaatcttgagtGTACATTATATACCTTTATGTAAATAGATTTGAAAACCTAGATGAAGCAGATAATTTCTTGGAAAATACAGTTTATCAAAATGACTGCATTAGAGATTTGAAAACTCTTATCATTTTCTgtagaagaaatacataaatttgTCAAGGAACTCCCCTGCCCCTTAAAAGGCAACAGGCCCAGTTGGTTTCACAGGGAAATTCTACCCATTTTTAAGTCCAAATAGTTCCAATCCTACATAAATCATTCTAGATCATATACGATGAAAGGAAGCTTCCAGGTTCTTTTTATGAAGCAAGTATATAATATTGATAACTAACTCTGAAGggatacacaaaagaaaatcgTAGAGCAAAATTCTCTATCAATATTGATACGGAATACTAAGGGACATATTAGTGAACAGACTCCAATtccatattataaaaataatacatcatgaTCAGCTGGAATTCATTTGTGAAGTGGAAATTTGTTTCAATAGGAGGAGagattatatgattttatttccatttatgatggaaaaaaagaagaaagaaaaagaaattgatggATATTACCTTAACATAGTATCTCTATCTCTACCTCTGtatttttgtcctaaaatgaGCTTCTTAATTAATAGGCAAACACTGGGGGTATTTCCttcaaaattggaaacaaagcACAGATACCCACTTACTCCACTATTTAACATTGGGCCAGTGGTATTAACCATTGCAATTAGACAAGATAAATCAGAgacataaaaattagaaaaagaagctAAAGTGTCTTTACTTGCAGATGGTGTAACAGTATTCTTGTTAAGTCATAGGGAATCAATGACAAAACTGGCTCAAACAATAACATAATTCAGAAGGAAAGCAGAACATAAAATTAACATAGTGAACTCAATCGTATTAAATACACAAGCACTAACTAGTTACAGAAATAATGTAGAGAAAAACCCAATTTATAATAgcaatgaaaaagataaaatacttaggaataaatttaacaagaaatttgcaaaattcatatggagaacatttaaaaatagccctgaaagacaaaaaaaggagGTTTCAACAAGTGATTAACCTTTTGTTTGTGGATTGGAGGAATCAACATTATAGAGGTGTCACTTCTTCCtacattaatttataatttttcctaagttaatttttatatttgtcaCAGTCAccatgaaaatattaatatttcgaATAGACCTAGACAAATTGatactaatatttatatttttttaaaatgcaagaataaagaaaagtcatACCAGCAGATGAACAGACAGACTTACCAGTGGAATAAAATAAGAAGGTCAGAAAGAGAGtaaaatatgtatgaaatttTCATATATGATGATGAAGGAGTCATCTCAAATGACTGGGCCAAAggtggtctttttaaaaaatgtgctggAATGATTATATAACCATTTGGAAAAAAGATAGAGATCCATATCTAATACATGTATAATAATACAAATGGAACAGGGATCcagatgtaaaaaataaaaccatataagCACGTAAGAAAACATGGATGAATTCCTCTAGAAACTGAAATTACTGACTTTCTAACTAAGACCCAAAATCTAGgagcaataaacaaataaagttgACTTCAAGACCCAAATCATCACaagcaaaatcaaaagacaagtggaaaactggagaaattatttttaatatttgtctcATATGAAGAACTAATATCCCTAGTATATAAAGAATGCCTAAGAATTaagagaaaaagcaggaaaaaaagaaataaacagataatttacaaaaacatacaaaaatggcccttaaacatatgaaaagatgtcccTCTTTATTCATGATATGacaaatgaaagtaaaaatcaaaCTGAGATACCACTTCTCATCTGTCAGATTGCCAGATTATTAAAAAGTTGGTGAAGTTATGGGGAGACACGCATTCTCATACATCATGTATAACTCTCACAGAGGGAAATTTAGAAACacttaacaaaaatatatatgtgtgtactaTTTGTCTCAAAATCCACACTTAGGAATTAACCCTAAAAGTATACtatcaaatacaaaaatatttgtgGATATGGCTGTTCattgcaaatttttttcattcattacaaaatattaattttaactgcaaaatgttgaaaacaatctaaatgttcatatATAGGacagtgattaaataaattacagtgcACACAATGCAGAACTTTGTAATGTATGAAGAATGAAGATCTCCATGAGTTCATATAAagtgatttccagaatatatttttaaattaaaaagagcaAAGTAGAGAAGAGCTTCTATAGTATGTTACTTTTTGTGTAAGAAATAATGggatataagtaaatatttatgcactGGCTTATTTTTGCAAACAAGAAACATAGGAAGGGTAAACCAGAAACCAACGTGGGTGGGACAAAGAGAAGGGGTTTGGTGGGAAAGTGACATTTCTGTGTATGTACCTTTTTGTATTGGTTTGACTTTTGCACCAGGTTAATGTTTTAtacactcaaaaaattaaaccaggataggagaaaaaaatactaaaattaaacaCAAACAGAGACAAATGAAATCAACTGTAATTCAAATGAATAATGTAACCCccatgaggaagaaaaaagaaagaggtaacCTAATTTTTGAAGGCAGTATTTGGCTATAAATCTTTAGTCAGTACATAAAAAGAGCTGCAACTGTTCTGAAACTAATTTCAGGATGGAGCAAATGAGTAATTATTTAGAGGATAATTGGATCCAGGTTTTCCAAGGAAAAAGGaattacaaatatgaaaaaggGGGAAAACTACATAAATTTTATAGTATTGTATTGAATTGGAGATATCAGTATGAACTACTGGTTTTTATTATCTCTCttgttctgtgtgtctgtgtaaatATGTTTTGTgaagttatatatacacatatggatGTGTCTATACATGTGTGTTCGTGtatttcccagctctgtcacctGAAAAGGCCTAAAAGCAATGGCACCCCAGGAGCGATGAGCACAACTAGGAccaagatcttggtttctaagtcAACTTCCTCACTACAAGGTACCAAGGGTCCTTGAAGAACTAGCTGATTCCAGGGCTGATAGGGAAAATATGAGTCTAGAACATCTTATGTGCCAAAGCATAAATGCTAAAAGGATGGAGACACGTCATAAGAACACAGGAGCCAGCTTCAAAGGTGCTCCCAGGTCAAATTTGGGACAATTTGAGCCTCAAAATAAATGATAGTAATGGATTATAgtcacttcaataaaataaggaTTTCATGGATCTAAATttacataaacatacacataaataaagGGGGAGAAGAAAAGCTATTCTTTATAGTAGGAGATTAACTAACAAATGTAGAAGGAGTAATGGAGTTAGAAGAACCATTATTTGGCAAATATCATAGTAACAATGAATTCTAGCAGGAAATCATTTATACATGGTTAAATTAGAGAGTGAAAGTTTGATGGGGAACAAGATATTCACAGAGCCTCAAGGTATCCCTCACCCCCAAATTACCTATTAattccaaagggaaaaatagtaattGTCCATAGATAAAATATGCAGCATACACCCCCTTAACCATGTAAGTTAGCACCACCAGCAGTGGGACCCAGCTATGTCACGTACCACTTGATATGATGCACTAAGGAAGACACCATGTTGCAGTTGTGGTATTCCTGCCCAAAATGCAAAACTGGAATCTAATTGTAAGGAAATATCAGATAAACACAAATCGAGGGACAGTCTGTGAGACAGCTGTGCCTGTCCTCTTCAGAAATGTGAAGCTCATGGAGGTGAAGACACAGCTGTCCCAGATGAAAAGAGACGGATGAGGCATGACAACTGCACGCAGTTACGATATTGGAGTAGATCGTGGACTGGGCAAAGAAGTAGCTGTGAGAAATGTCCGAGACAACTGATGAGATTTGAATTGTTCTGCAtctgttttgaatttcttgctTCTGATAACTATTGTCTTTAGGTAAGAGAATAcccttgtttttaggaaatgcgcactgaagtatttaggggtaaaggCACATGATATCCACAACTCTACTTTCAAAAGGTTCAGAAAAAAATagtagggagagagggagaattgAAATGATGAAGCAAATAGGGAGATGTAAACAACTGGTGAATTTGGGTAAAAGGCAaataggaggtttttttttttaacattttttattgatttataataaataggagttctttgtactattcttgcagcttttctgtgaatttgaaattatttaaaaattaaaaaaaaaaaactatccaaaaGGTTAAAACAATTTGTTTTAGGTTAGTTAGATGTgacaatgtatttaaaaatgaccAGACATTATTTGGAAGAGATACTCCCCGGTAAGGGGGACGGGAAAAGAGGAGGCACAGGGTTCTGTGATGTCACCAAAGACTTTAATTGGAGGCAGCTCCTCTGCAGTGGCTTTTTTGGGGGCTGAAGTGACTCTTGCTGGTGGCACAGGGATAGCTCAGACGTCTTCTCCTCCTATAGGGGAGTTTCCGAATCAGTCTTCATGGCCCCTGTTTACCGCCCTCTTCCTCCTGGCGCCACTCCAGCAGCCATGCAGCCTCGGAGACTGCGAGAGGGCTGCCGACTAGAATGCTCAGGGTCTCCCAATGAGGCATGGCTGGTATGGCCAGTGACCCTGGGAGTAGCGGTTTAGGTTTCTCTTGTAAAAGCCTCTTTTGGAAACATGTGAATTCACAtctgaaagaagaaagggaaaaattacaCCAAGTTAAGCCTTTGCGCTGGGCCTGGCTGGACTGTTCCGGTCGCCTCCATCCCCAGTCATTGTCAGATTCTGGAATACTGTGTGAGCCGTGTGGACCCCTGCCTGGGATGCACTGGGGCTCCACTGGAGCATTCAGTGACACCAGGGTGTCTTGCCAAGTGCAGTGGCCTGGAAAATAGAAGAATTGGGCCCATCCTGGTTCTGACACTAACACCACTCTCTGCTGGACTTTTGGAAAGTCCCTTCCTGCCATAGACCGCTGCCTTCTCTATACAGTGAGAAGCTGGTTTTTAAACTATGTTCCCTGGAGCCCTGTGTGAGGAGGTGGGGGGTAGGTGGGTTAGTGGGGCTTGCAGACCACCATCCACGATTCAGGTAGAGCAGGATGCCTTTGAGTTTTTACAGAAATTGGACTTTGAGATTTTGTTTGCAAGGAGTGTTTAGCTATTAAGAGAATTCTGAAGTGACTGGGCTGGATGACCCTTACCTCTCAACAGCCAGCCTCATGGGGTGGTTGTGAGCTATGTGAGATCATGTGGACACAGCCTTGGTGCCCATCAATGAGGCTGCAGTTCTTCTTCCTGGATATGGCTGCCATCCAGGACCCAGAGATATTTCTCCCCCAACTGGACTACACTCAATCCACAAGCATTTTCTGGCATGTTTACTTGCCATGTACCTGGCTGAGTTTGGAGGAACAAAACTGATGtaggccctgccctcctggaactTACTGTCTGGTGTCCGAAGCAGACATTAAGCGAACCATCACACACAATACACATATAAGACTAGGTCACGAGGGCTTAGGAGGAAAGTATGGATGTGTGTTCTTTCCTCCCAGACCTGCTGCTCCTCATGTAATTCCCAGCTCCGGGGATCATGAGGACAGGTCTTAGACCCCAGAACTCTGTCCAGTGTGTTCTAGAATATGACTGCAGCTTCCTGAGGGGAGCAGTCCTGCCTCTTTGTCACCCCACTTGGCTTAGCTCAGTATCAAATTGGAGTTTGGTCATTAGGACAAGGCTCCCTCCCCCAGAGGTTTCCTGGTCGGTGTTAGGGCCCCGATTTGGAACTCACCTTCAAACTCACTGCCGCCGTTATACGAGGCTCTCTTTCCTGGCTCGATCAGGGGTTGTCCCAGAGTTTTGCGGGACACTGTATCACCGTGCTTGGGATTTTGTCCATCAAGTTCATCCTTCTGCAAACCTGGCAATGATAATTCCATGTGGTCATGTGGGGAGGCTCAGAGGGGATGACGGAAGGAAAGGCGTTTTGCCAACTCTAGAGCAGTGCACATGGACCAGCGGTGGTTATTATGCAGGTGGGGAGTACCTGAATCTGCATCCTTTAGTCTTCTGAGTTCTCCCCCTCATAAGTAGGTACTGGgttcaaaatacacattctttttaaaacatagtttactttttttttctgtttataaaaataacatatatccATTATAGAAAAGCTTAGGAAATATTGAAGAAcgtgaagtaggaaaaaaatgcccACCTCTCCCTTCGGATATCACCAGTGTTTGCCTATTTGCATATTTTTAGGTAGTCCATCAGATCCTGTATATTATGTATGCATTTTACTTTGTACAATCATAAACATTTTGCTCATGTCactaaattttaagaaataatagttgcataatattctgttttatggatAATTCAGGATTTATTTAACCAGTGTTCTATTTTTGGGTATTTTGGggtaatttattttcaaatttcactaCCATAAATACCATTATGATGAAcattgttgtttaaaaaaatttttttttaattaatggaggcaccagggattgaacccaggaccttgtgcagccaaacatgtgctccaccactgagctatacccacccgcAAACATTGTATATAATGCTTTGTTTCGATATACTCCTAGATTCTTAAAAGTATAACATGTGATCATGTCAACAGACTGAGCTGTGCTCTGTAACAAACAGCTCTGTCCTTTCCCAGCTGCCTACCTCGAACAAACTGCCtcacctctctctgtctctgagatGGCTGATATGTAACAGATTTTGCATGAGCAAGAAATAGACACTTTCTTTTTGTAAACCGTTGAGATTTAAAGCCATACTTATTTTAACAGAAGAGCCTATCCTATCCTGGCCAATATATTATAGTTTCCAATTGTTGACCTTTGTTGAATGGCTACTTTGTGCAGGCCCCGTGCTTGGCGCTTCTATATAttccctcatttaatcctcctgaTGATCCTGAAAAGTAGTAATACAGTATGCATGTCCCAATTTGACGGGTAAGGATGCTGAAGCTCAGAGTGAGAGGGTGACCCCTGCCCAATTCTGTGGAGAGCTGATGGGAGCTAGCCCCAGCCCCAAAGGCAGGGATCTCGACCACTGCTTTTCTGGTCTTTAGGCAAGTGCTTCTCATACTGTAAGGTATATTCAGATTCCCCTGAAGGTCATGTTAAAgggcaggttctgattcagtgggtctggagtAGGGTCTGAAAGTAcagttctaacaagctcccaggtgacgcCCATGTTGCTGGTCCATGAATCACACTTTAAGTATCGAGATTTTAAGCTCTATTGCTTATCAATTTGGTACTCAGCCACCCAGTCTTCACCTCCTTTTAGGTTGGAATTATTCCCTCAGCAGCGGAAGGCAATCTGAGGATATCTCAGCAGGAGGGGATGAGCAAAATGAAGTCTTGAGAGGCTAGGCTGGGTGTTTTTGCCTGGTACCTACCATGCTTCGATGGCTGAAACTCTTGGCTTTGACTGGGGGTCCTGGAGTCATCTATACCATCAGGCTCCTCACAGTCTTTGCAGCAAAAACAGAACATCTTCGAAGCCAGGTTTTGGTGGGCTGCTGTATGAAGTAAAGGAATGGGGGCCTTGGGTTCTGGGGCTTGAATTCCATGTGCCCCATTGAAGATTTACTGTGATTGGGGTTCTTATAGGGTCAGCTTCTCCCGAAGTATAATAtagcccttccctctcccacatcTTTTGTAGCTCCCCATAGCCAGCAGGTCCACGCCCTTCAGCCTAGGTTGCTCTCTCTTAAGGCCATTTCccctattttatacaaaaattttCTTACCCAAGGAAAGGAGTCCAAGTCCCTATTCTTCCAGGTTCGCTTGCGGGGGTGCCTGATCGAATTGACCGATCTTGAATTTGAGCCCAGTTCCCTGGGCAGGGCTGTTTCCTAAATAAACATAAGACTTTGGGTGAAAAAGCATCAATCCTTTCTCTGGCCTTACACTCTGGATAGGACCTCCACTATAGCAAAAGCCCAGCCCATGCAGAAGTGCGTACAAACTTGCTCAGCTTTTATAGAGGTCTGTATTCTACCCCATTTCTAGGTGTATGTTCTTGGATGGATTCCTCAACCTTCTTGAGCCTCACTCTTGTCACGTGGAAAATGGGAATAGCAGTGCCTACTTTGCAGAAGTAagggtttaaataaaataagaaaagtgacCCTTGTGGTGCTGGGTACACGGAGTGCCCAGTTAGTGGTCATtttgtttcccttcctttccctcatgTAGCTCATTGGCTCCAAACTATTCTCGCTGGTCCAGGTCCTGTGAAAACATGGTGACAAAGCACAATCTTGTAGACTTAGGTCTTGGTTCTGCCACCAACTTGCTGTATGGCTTTTAGTAAGTCCATGCTTGTCTCTGTGTCTCAGGCTCttcatcagaaataaaaaaagaagggaggTTAGATCACCCTTCAAGGATCTTCCTAGTTCTGATGGTCCAGAATTATAAGGCCTTGTTCAGTCCCAAACGACCTTCGTGGTGTATCAACTTTTCCAGGTCTCTGAATGCCTCCTGTTCTCCGTCCCCTTTCTGTGGCAAAGTCCCCTTGAAGGGAATTCTTATCATAGTGTTGGTTAGGTGTCCCTCGCCTTACCCAGCGGACTGTGTGAGTTGTCTCGTTTATGGGCATTTGCTTCTCACGTTCTCTGCTGTGCTACCATCCAAGCCAGCATCATCTCTTGCCTGCGTCATGGCAATAACTCCACCTGATCTTCCTGTTTCTTCCACCCTGGACTTCTTAATAATCAATACAAAATCTTTTAACTTCCTGCACATAAGCTATTCAATAAGCACAATTTATATACTGTGGCTAGATGCACCCAGCAGAGTGGACACAGGCAGACATGCCCATTGCGTGGAGTCCTTGGGCCAAGACGGGTATCTCTGGGCTCATTTAGCCTCAACCTCCAATAGTCCTTTGAATCTACTGCCAATTTTTCACCATAATTTGAGCTGTGACATATTTCATTGAGTgctctttaataaatgttttattttcttaggatttGTAAACAAATGGAAGTTTATATAAGGCAATAGGTCTTCTGTTTTGGAGATGTAACATTTATCAAGTATGCTTGA
The nucleotide sequence above comes from Camelus dromedarius isolate mCamDro1 chromosome 10, mCamDro1.pat, whole genome shotgun sequence. Encoded proteins:
- the TEX48 gene encoding testis-expressed protein 48, which translates into the protein MTQARDDAGLDAAHQNLASKMFCFCCKDCEEPDGIDDSRTPSQSQEFQPSKHGLQKDELDGQNPKHGDTVSRKTLGQPLIEPGKRASYNGGSEFEDVNSHVSKRGFYKRNLNRYSQGHWPYQPCLIGRP